One window from the genome of Babylonia areolata isolate BAREFJ2019XMU chromosome 11, ASM4173473v1, whole genome shotgun sequence encodes:
- the LOC143287448 gene encoding eukaryotic translation initiation factor 5A-1-like: MADDDHHFESADSGASSTYPKQCSALRKNEYVVIKGRPCKIVEMSTSKTGKHGHAKVHLVALDVFTGKKYEDICPSTHNMSCPVVTRSEYQAVSVDGEYLSLMDDNGGMREDLKVPTPECDVYAQLKDKLEKLNEGETFMVTVLKAMGEEMVVGTKQDKSS, from the exons ATGGCTGATGATGATCACCACTTTGAATCTGCCGACTCTGGGGCATCTTCAACCTACCCCAAGCAGTGCTCTGCCCTGAGGAAGAACGAATATGTCGTGATCAAAGGTCGTCCATGCAAAATCGTGGAAATGTCTACCTCAAAGACTGGCAAACACGGACATGCTAAG GTTCACCTGGTCGCTTTGGATGTCTTCACTGGCAAGAAGTACGAAGACATCTGTCCTTCCACCCATAACATGAGTTGCCCGGTGGTCACCAGATCGGAATACCAA GCAGTGAGTGTTGACGGTGAGTATCTCAGCCTGATGGACGACAATGGTGGCATGCGTGAAGACCTCAAGGTCCCAACTCCAGAGTGTGATGTGTACGCACAGTTGAAAGATAAATTGGAGAAACTGAATGAAGGAGAAACCTTTATG GTGACCGTGCTGAAGGCGAtgggggaggagatggtggtgggcACCAAACAAGACAAGTCCTCATGA